Within Fimbriiglobus ruber, the genomic segment CGGTTCCTGGCCGACTGGGAACGGACCGTCGCCGGCACGCGGATTCACGGCACCACGCGGAAGCAGGTGGCCGCCCAGTTCGCCCTCGAACGTCCCGCGTTGCGGCCATTGCCGGCCGAGCGATTCCCTCACTTCGAGGAGGTGAAGCGGGTCGTGCATCGCGACGGCCACGTCGAGGTGGGCAAGGCGTATTACTCGGTCCCGCCGGAGTATCTGAGTCGGCCGGTGTGGGTGCGACGCGACACCCGCATGGTCCGGATTTTCGACGCGCGGATGACGCCGATCGCGACGCACGCGCGGCATGAACCGGGGCCGTTCAGTACGCAGTCGTCGCACATTTCGGGATGAAGATTAGCAACGTCGAGCACGGCGTCGACTGGTTGTTGCAGCGCATTCGCCGGGTTGGTCCGCACAGTGCGCGTTGGGCCGAGAGGGTGGTCGCGGGCCGTGGAACGGCGGCCGGTCGGGTGTTACAAGGGTTACTCAACCTGGCCCAACGCTATCCGAGCGACGCCCTCGAGCGCGTCTGCGACGCGGCGGCCACGCACGGCGCCGATCACCTCGCCACGATCCGCAAACTGCTGGAACGGCCCGCGCCCACGCCCGAACCGCCGCCGTTCCGGCACGAACACCTGTTGATCCGCAACCTGTCCGAGTATGGCCGGATGGTTTCCTTCCACGACACGGAGGTCGATCAGGACTGAATCGTTACGCGCGGCGCTCAAAGCGTTGCGCCTCTCGGGTGCCCTGGAGAGCCTCGACGTGCGGTTGCACGAGGCGGCAGGGCATAACCTGCACCACGCCGAGTTCCTGGAATTGCTGGTCCGGGACGAGTTGGCGGTGCGATCGGATCGGCAACGTCGCCGGCGCATGAAGGCGGCCCAGTTCCGCGAGGCGCGAGCGCTGGAGGACGTCGACTGGTCGTTCAACCCGTCGATCAAGAGGAGCCAGGTGTACGACCTGGCGACCTGCCGGTTTGTCCGCGAGGCCAAGGATGTTCTGCTGATCGGCCCGCCCGGCGTGGGGAAGTCGCACTTGGTCCAAGCGATCGGCTACCAAGCGATCAAGTGCGGTCACGCGGTGCTGTACCGGTCGATCTTCGACCTGATCCGCGACTTCCTTCAGGACGAAGCGGTCGGCGGCGAGGACAAGGTCGTGGCCCGCTATCTCAAGCCCGACCTGCTCGTCATCGACGACATGGGCATGAAGCAGTTGCCGACGCGGTCGGGCGAGTACCTGTTCGAGATCGTCATGCGTCGTTACGAGACGCGATCGACGGTGATGACCTCGAACCGTCCGTTGGAGGACTGGGGCAAACTCCTCGGCGACGTCCCCAGCGCCACGGCCATCCTCGCTCGCTTCTTGCATCACGCCGAGACGATCGCGATCACAGGCCGCAGTTACCGCCTGCGGAATCGCGGCACGAAAACCGAAGAGCCGGCGAGGGGAGGGGAACTCGCGTCACCGACACGGGGCGACGCTTCCGGGGGACGAAAACCCAACGCCGAAGAGCCGGCGAGGGGACGTGAGATGGCGTCGCCGATTCGGGACGAGTCGCCCGGTGAGGCGGACGCCTAAGCGATGGGGATTGGGCTCGGCGCGCGTTCCTGCCGGATCAAACCCCGCCAGGCGCTCACCGGGTCGGCAACCGGTGCATGGGGCGTTCAAACCCAGCCAGTCGTGGTCAGGCGCTCACCGGCTCCTGGAGCCAAGCGGGTGGTTACCCATTGCCCGGGAGTCAGGCACCCTGGTCGTGAAACGAGGCAGCCGCGAAGGATTCGGCGGGTGATGCCGAAAATGGCGGTTGAAAGGGTGAAGCCGACGGGTGTGTGAGCCGATGAGAGAAATCAGAACGAACGGTTCTAATCCGAAAAACCGTGGCTGGGTTTGAAGCCCATTTCTGGCGCTCAGAGGTGGCTGGGTTTGAGGCGCTCAGTGACACTCCCGACTTGTCCCGGTTCGACCACTCGTTAACCCGTTCCTCCCGAGGAGATGAAACCGATGACCGACGCGAACGCCCTGCTCGTGACGGCCAACCTCAAGACGCTCAAACTTCCGGCCCTGCGGGCCGAGTGGGACCAGCTGGCCCGTGAGGCGGCGGCCGCCGACGAGCCGTACGACGCGTACCTGGTCCGCCTGACCGAGGTCGAAGTGACCGCTCGGGCGGCCAACGCCGTCGCCGCCCGCATCCGGGCGGCCGGGTTCCCGGTGGTCAAGGATCTGGACACGTTCGACTTCACCGCGTGCCCGTCCGTGCCCACGCATAAGATCCTCGAACTCGCCCGCGGGGGGGTGGGTCGACCAACATACCAACACGTGTCTGATCGGGGGTTCCGGAACTGGGAAGACGCACTCGGCGACGGCCCTCGGACTCGCCCTCGGTCGGGCCGGCCAGCGGGTCCGGTTCGCGACCGCGGCCGGACTCGTCACCCAGTTGGAGAAGGCCCAGCAGGAACACCGCCTGGATCGGATGCGGACCACCCTCGACCGCCTCGACATGCTGATCGTCGATGAACGCGGGTACCTGTCGTTCAGTCGGGCCGGGGCCGAATTGCTGTTCCAGGTATTCGCCGACCGGTACGAGCGACGGAGCCTGTTGGTCACCAGCAACCTGCCGTTCGGCGAGTGGGGTCAAGTGTTCCAGGGCGAGCGGATGACGGCCGCCCTGCTCGACCGGCGCACCCACCAATGCGACATCTTTGAGATGTCGGGCGAAAGTTACCGCTTCCGCGAGTCGATGAAAGCCAAGGCGGGCAAGAACCCGAAGAAGGGGAAATAACCCTCAACCTCACGGCCGTCGCGTTTTCCTTTCGTGCTGTTCGTGTTTTCCTTCCCGATGATGATCACCATACACCCGTGTTCGGGCTCGCCGCCAGTCCGCGCTGAACGCCTTCGTAGATCGCCCCGTCCTCAGCGAACACCTTCTTCCCCACCGCGACGACGGCCGGTCGCAGACAATGGGCCAGCGCCCACGCGAGCGGGTTCCGACGCCGCCCACGCAGCGTGTACACGATGGACCGATAACGGCAGGCGGTCGGGGAGATGGGAAATACGCACATCATCATTCGGTGGATGTCGAGAGAGGCGAACGTGACGTGCGGGTGCCGGACGTGGTGCCAGTACTCGTTGGTCACCGGTACCCCGAGTTGGCGGACCGCCCACGACAGCCGGCGGTTGAGCCAGTCGTCCGGGGCCATTGTGCGGAACGTCGAATACTGTGGGTCCAGCACGTGCCAGGAATTCGACTCCTCCGGATACTCCTTGAACGTCTTCGGGTGAACCTGCGGAATGTGGTATGACTCCAGCGAGTTTTCCAGCACCACCTTCCAGTTGCATGGGAAGTCTTGCTCCCACGTGGTCGCGTACCGGTAATCCCCGCCGAACCCGGCCGACCAGGTCTCCCACAACGGGCCGAGCCACTCGCGGAGTGACATCCCGTTGTCACTGAAATTGACGAACACGAGTTCCCCGCACGTCTCCAGCCGGAACCGCCGCAGACACGCGTTCTCGCGGTCCCAGGGGCGGAACGCCCGCGCGTCGGGGATCTTGCCGGTCCGACCCTCTTGATCGAATTCCCACCCGTGATACTGGCACTTCAGTCGCTCACTGTTCGCCTTCGGTTTGTCAATCAGGCGGCTGTGTCGGTGCGGGCACACGTTCAGGAACGCACGGAGTTCGCCGTCGAAATTCCGAATGAGGATCGGCGTTTCTAACAGGTCGAAGGTAAGAATGTCGCCGGGCTTCGCGATGTCGCGGGTCGTCGCCAGCGGGTGCCAAGTGGAATCGAACAGGTGCCGGAGTTCCGTCCGGTACTGACGTTCCGACATGTATTGGTCCGGGCGCAGCAGGTGCCGCAGTTGCGTTTGGTTGATGAACATCTTCGGCCGCCGTATCGGATTGCGAAGTCTGCCTCCTAATTAAGCGCAATCGAGCGACACATTGCCGCAAATTACTTGCCGCCGAGTTTCTCCATCGTCAACTCGGGTTGCCATACCGACATAAACGTCGGCATCTTACTGCGTTCCAGTCCCGGCAAGTTCGGGAGCAAGCCGGCCCCCTGAAGGGGGACGTTGGCCGTTACCGCGTACACGGAGTTAGCCGGATCGTTGGCCCGGCGATAGAGGACGACGGCCGGGCGGCCGGTCGTGTTGGGGCACCCGAGTTGCGCCGCGTGTTGGATCGCTTCATCCAGATCGCCGACCTGGTCCACGAGTCCGTGGGAGGTGGCCTGGGAGCCAGTGAAAATGCGGCCGTCGAACATGGCTCCCGTCGCTTCATTCAACCTGGGGCGCGAGCGCAAGATGTCTATTCGGAGTTGCTTGTGGAACTCGTCCGCCATCGACTGGAGGAGTTCTTTTTCCGCCGCCTTGAGTGGACGAGCCGAAGACCCAATGTCCGTGAGTTCCCCCGCCTTGATGGGTTGTGGGAGGACGTTGAACTGGGCCATCAAATCCTGGAGGTTGAACAAATTGAGAATCACGCCCACGCCACCAGTCACGGTCGCCGGGCCGGCGACAACGTGGTCGGCTGCCGAGGCCAGATAGTAGGCGCCACCGGTTGCTGTGTCGAGCAAACAGGCGACTACGGGCTTCCCGGATCGAGCCTTGAACCGCTCCAGATCCCGCCGCATGGCGACACACGCGGCCACCCCGCCGCCGGGGCTGTTGATTCGGAGTACGACGGACTTCACTCGGGGGTCGGCTTCGGTCGCATCGAGTTTCTCTCGGAACAGGGCGACAGGGTTCTCCCCGAGCGACATCGGGCCGGCGAATGGCGTGTTCAGAATCAGTCCGTCCACGTCCACGATGGCAACTTGTCCGGCGGCGTCACCCGTTCCAACCACCACCGCTCGAACTGGCCCCGCAACCGGACTGACCGGAGTGATGTCGGTCACTCGCGTGTCAATCGGGGCATCGAAGGCAATCCGGTTTTGGGTATGAACCGTGAACCGCTCGCAGCCGGCTCCCGAGAGTAAGACTGCGAACACGATGAGCGTCCCGCGCATGGTCGCTCCTGTAAATGCCGATTTACCCGAACTACCGATATTATCGGCATTTCCATTCCCCCTGAATTAACGTTCTTACCCGGCACGCCGTATGCTTCTTCCCCTCCCCGTCCCTGGATATTACCGGGCTCTGCAGGCCCACCCGATGTCTTCATTGTTCCCCAGACACCCAAATTGCCAATTCGCCTTAGATTGACATTTTTGGGGCATGGATGTCCAGACGATGCGCTCAAGTCTTACGCCCTGGCCTGTGGCGGAATTCATCTGAATTTCGGGTCACAGAGGAGAGGCCAGTGGGCACCACCGGGACAGGAAGTCGGGAAGTCCGATGCGCGAGGGAAGTGATGGAACCGCGAGACCTCATCGTATTGACCCCGGCGAGTCACCTCGACCCCTCCCTCGCAATCGCGGCCTGCCGGGCTGGGGCGGTTGGGGTGTTAGACCTGGAATTCTTCTCCCTCCACTCAGTTAGAGTTCGAGAGGTGATCGATCGGCTCGCACGGTTTGGGGGTCGCGGGTTCGGAGTCCAGGTGTCTTCGGACGCGACTGAACTCCTCACGCTCCTACCAACCTGGCCGACGAAGCCGACCACAGTCATCCTCGCGGGGGCCGACCACCCCACACTCCCCGAAACGATCTCGCGGTTGCGCGAGGCGGGTATCGAGGTTCTGCGCGAGGCGACGAGCCTCGATGAATCGCGGCGCGCCCGCGAATTTGGCTCGAACGGGTTGATTTTGAAGGGACATGAGGCCGGCGGGCGAGTCGGCCCGGACACGTCGTTCGTTCTCATCCAGAAATGGCGGCGGGTCGCGGATCAGACCGGTGTACAGATTCCCTTCTGGGTACGAGGCGGCGTCGGCCCCAATACCGCGGCGGCTTGCCTGGCCGCCGGTGCCCGTGGGGTCGTCCTCGATTCGCAGGTGTTGCTCGCTCGCGAATCTCCCTTGCCGGAGGACTTCCGCTCCCGGCTCGCGGGGCTCGACGGGAGCGAAACGTCGCTCTTCGGCGCCGGGTGTGGTGAGGTATATCGCGCGTATGACCGGCCCGATAACCCGGCCGCGGCGCAACTGGCCCGTGAGGAACAACGCCTCCAGTCCGCGGACCTGCCGGCGGACGCGAAACGGGACGCCTGGCGGGAAGCGGTTCGAAAGCTGGTGGCTGGTCCGCTGGGAGAGTGTGCGTGGCTGATGGGTCAAGACGTGGGGACGGCACCGGGCCTCGCCGCCCGCGGTGTCACCGTCGCCGGAATCGTTCAGGCCGTCTGCCAGCAGGCCAGGAAACAAGTCGAAGCCATGCGCCGCCTTCGCCCCGTCTCCGAGGGCGCGCCCCTCGCCAAGTCGCACGGGACACGCTACCCGATCCTCCAGGGACCGATGACGCGGGTGAGCGACACGGCGGCGTTCGCGACCGCCGTCTCGAACGGGGGCGCACTCCCCTTCCTCGCGCTTGCCCTGCTCCGAAAAACCGAAACGGAACAACTCCTGAAGGAGACGAAGGCCAGGCTCGGGAACAAACCCTGGGGCGTGGGCATTCTGGGCTTCGTGCCGAACGAGATCCGCAGCGAACAGTTCGAGGCAATTCGCACCCACAAGCCGCCATTCGCGCTGATTGCCGGTGGTCGCCCGGATCAGGCGAAGGAACTGGAATCGCAGGGTATCCCGACCTACCTCCACGTCCCGTCGCCTGGCCTCCTGCGCATGTTCTTGAAGGACGGCGCGCGGCGGTTCATCTTCGAGGGCCAGGAGTGCGGCGGTCACGTCGGCCCGCGGGCGAGTTTCGCCCTCTGGGAGACGGCGACCGAGATTCTGGCCGACCACCTGCGCACGAAACCGGGCGACGACCTGCACGTCGTCTTCGCCGGCGGCATCCACGACGGCCTCTCGGCGGGCATGGTCGCGGCGTTGAGCGCCGGGTTGGCCGAGAAGGGCGCGAAAGTGGGGGTGCTCCTCGGCACCGCATATCTCTTCACAAAAGAAGCCGTCGAGACCGGGGCCATCGCGAGTCGCTTCCAGCAGGAAGCCTTGAAGTGCAATGAGACCGTCCTTCTGGAAAGCGGGCCGGGGCACGCCATCCGCTGCATCCCGACGCCCTACGCCGACACCTTCGAGTCCGAGAAGGCGCGTCTTCTTGCCGATGGGAAACCGCCTCTCGAAATCGGGATTGCGCTGGAGCGGATGAACCTCGGGCGGCTGCGCGTCGCGAGCAAAGGTCTCGACCGCACGGCCGGCGGCGAGAATGGCACGGGTCTGTCGGCTCTCTCCGGTGACGAACAATTCCGCCGCGGCATGTACATGATCGGCCAGGTCGCCGGGTTGCGAGACGAAGTCACCACCATCGCCGAGTTACACGCGAACGTCTGTGGCGGTCTCCCGGCTCCAGGACCGGGCACGCAGGACTCAGGGCGCGAGACTCGCGCCTCGGAACCTCAAGAGCCGCCGCCTCCGGCGCCGTGCGACGTGGCGATCGTCGGCCTGTCGTGCTTTTACCCGAAGGCCACCAGCGTCTGGCGCTACTGGGAAAACATTCTCGCGAAGGTCAACGCGGTCATCGAAATTCCGCCGACTCACTGGGACTGGCGACCGTACTACGATCCCGACCCCCGCGCCCCGGACAAGATCATCTCGAAGTGGGGCGGGTTCATGGACGACATCACGTTCGACCCGTTGACGTTCGGAATCACGCCGAAGTCGATCCCGAACATTGAGCCGCTGCAACTGCTCCTGCTCGAAGCCGTGCGTCAGGCGATCGGCGACGCGGGTTACCTCGACCGGCCGTTCAACCGCGAGCGCACCTGCGCGATTCTCGGCGTCGGGGGCGGCGGGATGCCGATGTCGATCGCCTACGGCTTCCGGGCGTGCATGCCGCTGCTCGACTCGATCCCGGGCCTGCCGATCAAGTCGGCCCAGATAGTGGAATCCGGCAAGGGAATGCTTCCTGAGTGGACCGAGGATTCTTTCCCGGGCATCCTGCTGAATGTCGCCGCCGGGCGGGTCGCGAACCGATTCGACTTGGGTGGTCCGAACATGGCGATCGACGCCGCGTGCGGGTCGTCCCTCGCGGCCCTTTACGCGGGTGTGCGCGAGCTGAACAACGGGACGAGCGACGTGGCCATTGTGATGGGCGGCGACGCCGTCCAGACACCGTTCGCTTACGTCGCGTTTTCGAAAACCCACGCGCTGAGCCCGCAGGGGCGGTGTCGGCCTTTCGACGCGGCCGCCGACGGGATCGCGCTCGCGGAGGGTATCGGGGTCGCCGTCTTAAAGCGCCTCGCGGACGCCGAGCGCGACGGCGACCGGATTTACGCCGTCGTCCGGGGCGTCGGGTCGAGCAGCGACGGCCGCGACAAGGGTCTGACGGCGCCCCGGGCTGAGGGGCAACTCCGCGCCCTCCGCCGTGCATACGCACAGGCCCGCGTCTCACCGGCGCAAGTCGGGCTGGTGGAAGCACACGGTACGGGAACGGTCGTCGGGGACCAAACGGAAGCCCGGGCGATCGGGCAACTCTTCAACGAGGCCGGCGGGCAGCCGCAGTCGTGCGCAATCGGCTCGGTCAAGTCGATGATCGGCCATAGCAAGTGTGCCGCCGGGCTCGCGGGTCTGATCAAAGCGGCGTTCGCCCTACACCACAAAATTCTCCCCCCGACACTGGCCGAGACGCCGAATCCGAAGGCGAATCTGGACGGTGGACCGCTCTACCTGAACACCGAACCGCGGCCGTGGGTCCACGGCTCAAATCACCCGCGGGCGGCCGGCGTCAGTGCGTTCGGGTTCGGCGGGACGAACTTCCACGCCGTGCTGGAAGAATACGCGGGCAACTACCTGAATCGTCCGGCGACAGGGCTCCGCCACTGGCCCGCCGAATTATTCGTCTGGCGACGAACCGACACCGCCGGGTTGTTGACGGCTGTGAAGCAGTGTCGCGATGCCCTGGCAGCCGGGGCCACGCCCGCGCTGTCCGACCTCGCCGCTTCTATATGGAAGACGAGTCGCCGCGGGATCGGTCAGCCCACACTCGCGGTGGTTGCCGCATCACTCGAAGACCTGAAGGAGAAACTGGAAACGGCATTACAGGCCATTCCCAAAGCCGACAAGACGCTTGTCGACCCGCGAGGAATCTACTTCACGGCGGAACCGACGGGTGCCGCGGGAAAGGTGGCGTTTCTGTTTCCGGGACAGGGTTCGCAGTACCCGGACATGCTCGCCCAGCAGTTCATGGCGTTTCCCGAATCGCGTGAAGTTCTCGACCGGGCCGAGCACGCCCTGGCGGATGACCTTGGGAAGCCGCTCGGGAAATTCATCTACCCGCCGTCGCCGTTTTCTCCCGATCAGGAAGCAATGAACCGGAAGGAACTCCGGCGAACGGAAGTCGCCCAGCCGGCTGTCGGGGCCGCGAGTCTCGGGATGTTCCACTTACTCGCGGCGCTCGGCGTCGAGCCCGATTATTTGGCCGGACACAGCTACGGCGAATACGCCGCGCTCGCCGCCGCCGGTGCCCTCGCCGAAGCAGATCTGATCCGCCTGTCGTACCAGCGCGGACGCGTGATCCGCGATGCGGCGGCGAATTCCCCGGGAGGCATGATCGCCGCGGATGGCACCCCGGAGGTCGTGGCGACTGCGATGGGAGGCGTCACCGATGCCTGGGTCGCGAATCACAACTCGCCCCATCAGACCGTGATCGCCGGCACTGAACGGGGGTTGAAGGCCGCGGCCGAAAAGCTGCAAGCGGCTGGCATTCGCGCCCAGCGAATTCCCGTAGCCTGCGGGTTCCACTCGCCACTGATTGCTGGCGCAAAAGAACCGCTTGCCGCGGCTCTCGCGGGAGTTCAGTTTCAATCACCCCGCAAACCCGTGTACTCGAACACGACCGCCGCGCCGCATGCTTCCGACCCCGACGCGATTGCCCGGCAACTGGCCGAACACCTCGTGTCGCCGGTCAGATTCGCCGACGAGATCGACGCGATGTACGAGGCCGGAGCAAGGGTGTTCGTGGAGGTCGGCCCGCAGGCCGTTCTCACCGGGCTCGCCTCGCAAATCCTTGCCGGCAAACCGCACCTCGCGGTCGCGTCCGACCAGAAGACCCGGCCCGGCCTGGTTCAACTTGCGCACCTGCTTGGGCAGTTGCTTGCGGCTGGCGTGTCGGCGAACCTCGACCGGCTGTTCCAGGGCCGCGGCGTCCAGGCGTTCGATCTCAGCAAGCTCGGCCCGGACACCGGGAAAGTGAAGCCGTCGCCGACCGCGTGGGTCATTAATGGCGTGCGTAGCCGGCCGGTGAACGGTCCCGAACCGCGGCTCCTGGGACAGGCGCTCCCCGACGTTCCGGCGGACAGCGTTCCGGAGTCGGTGGTCAAAAAGCCCGAGCCGGCGGTTGCTTCTCGAACGACTAACATCCGTCCTTCGCCTTCCGACGAGAGTACTCGCGTATCTAAATCAGTCCCAACCGCAGGCGGTACTCAGCAGCCATCACGCAACACCCCGAGTTCACCGAGAGCGATGATGAATAACCCCGAGTTGAGCTTGCCTGCCACGCCGTTGGCGAGCGATCAGCCGCACCCGGGCGGACCCGACGGAGCCGCCGCCGTCATGATGCGGTTCCAGGACGTGATGGCCCGCTTCCTCGACACCCAGCGGAGCGTGATGCTCAGCTTCCTCGGGTCGGGCGGGACACCGGTCTCCTCGACGAACGGTCATTCGGCCTACCCTCTGTACGCCTCCGGAAATGGAAACGGCAATGGAAATGGACGCGCCCAACCTGTTGCCCCACCTCCAATCACCAATCGCCTTGCGGGAACGGCTGATCCGGTTACGCGTCCGGCTTCGCCGCCCCCCCCGCCGGCGACCCGTGGGAAATCCACCCCCTCGCCGGTCGCTCAGCCCAAGGCGAATGGGAAGCATACTCCCGAAGCGAAACCGCCTGCCGACGCCCTCACCCGCGAGGTTCTGCTGGCCCGTCTCCTTGATCTGGTGAGCGATCGGACAGGGTATCCCAAAGAATCGCTGAACGTCGACCTCGACCTCGAAGCGGACCTCGGCGTGGACTCGATCAAGCGAGTGGAAATTCTCGGGGCGATGGCGGAATCACTCGGCGAAGGGGCCGATCGGAAACAGCCCAACCTCGAAATGGAGAAACTCTCCGTCATCAAAACCATCCGCGGCATCGTGGACTACGTCATCACCGCGCTGGGAGAGACTGCCCAACCGCCGTCCGCAGAGGGCTCGCCGAAGGTAGGTGCGAAACCGAGTCGTAACGGCGACCACCACCCCGGCGCCCGAGAGGGCGAGGTCCAACGGCTCGTCGTCCGGTTGGTCGACGCCCCTCCCCCGATTCGTCCCCGGTTCGTTCCGCCGAGCGGCACCATCCTTCTCACCGACGACCGGCGCGGCGTGGCCCATGAACTGGCCGACCGCCTCGCCGAACTGGACGTAAAAACCGCGCTCGTGCGAATGACCGGGCCGGGCGAATCGGTCGCCGGGGATGCCTTCGCCGCCGACCTGACTGATCCGGCCGCAGCGGCCGAGTTGCTCGCCCGCGTCCGCGAGAAGTGCGGCCCCGTGGCCGGGCTGATTCACCTCCTGCCCCTTGCGGAGCCGCCGGAGAGCGAGTCTCCCGAAGAGCGCATTCGCCGGGAACTAAAGTCGCTTTACCTGCTCGCCCGCGGTCTCGAATCCGACATCCGTGAAGCCGGCAAGAGCGGAGGGGCCGTTCTGCTCGCCGTCACCGGCATGGGCGGCACGATGGGCTTCGGGGACAACTTGCCCGATGCGTTCTTCGCCGGGCACGGCGGCATCGCCGGTTTCACC encodes:
- the istB gene encoding IS21-like element helper ATPase IstB; amino-acid sequence: MAGWFPSTTRRSIRTESLRAALKALRLSGALESLDVRLHEAAGHNLHHAEFLELLVRDELAVRSDRQRRRRMKAAQFREARALEDVDWSFNPSIKRSQVYDLATCRFVREAKDVLLIGPPGVGKSHLVQAIGYQAIKCGHAVLYRSIFDLIRDFLQDEAVGGEDKVVARYLKPDLLVIDDMGMKQLPTRSGEYLFEIVMRRYETRSTVMTSNRPLEDWGKLLGDVPSATAILARFLHHAETIAITGRSYRLRNRGTKTEEPARGGELASPTRGDASGGRKPNAEEPARGREMASPIRDESPGEADA
- a CDS encoding ATP-binding protein encodes the protein MGGSGTGKTHSATALGLALGRAGQRVRFATAAGLVTQLEKAQQEHRLDRMRTTLDRLDMLIVDERGYLSFSRAGAELLFQVFADRYERRSLLVTSNLPFGEWGQVFQGERMTAALLDRRTHQCDIFEMSGESYRFRESMKAKAGKNPKKGK
- a CDS encoding aromatic ring-hydroxylating oxygenase subunit alpha, encoding MFINQTQLRHLLRPDQYMSERQYRTELRHLFDSTWHPLATTRDIAKPGDILTFDLLETPILIRNFDGELRAFLNVCPHRHSRLIDKPKANSERLKCQYHGWEFDQEGRTGKIPDARAFRPWDRENACLRRFRLETCGELVFVNFSDNGMSLREWLGPLWETWSAGFGGDYRYATTWEQDFPCNWKVVLENSLESYHIPQVHPKTFKEYPEESNSWHVLDPQYSTFRTMAPDDWLNRRLSWAVRQLGVPVTNEYWHHVRHPHVTFASLDIHRMMMCVFPISPTACRYRSIVYTLRGRRRNPLAWALAHCLRPAVVAVGKKVFAEDGAIYEGVQRGLAASPNTGVW
- the sppA gene encoding signal peptide peptidase SppA; protein product: MRGTLIVFAVLLSGAGCERFTVHTQNRIAFDAPIDTRVTDITPVSPVAGPVRAVVVGTGDAAGQVAIVDVDGLILNTPFAGPMSLGENPVALFREKLDATEADPRVKSVVLRINSPGGGVAACVAMRRDLERFKARSGKPVVACLLDTATGGAYYLASAADHVVAGPATVTGGVGVILNLFNLQDLMAQFNVLPQPIKAGELTDIGSSARPLKAAEKELLQSMADEFHKQLRIDILRSRPRLNEATGAMFDGRIFTGSQATSHGLVDQVGDLDEAIQHAAQLGCPNTTGRPAVVLYRRANDPANSVYAVTANVPLQGAGLLPNLPGLERSKMPTFMSVWQPELTMEKLGGK
- a CDS encoding type I polyketide synthase, coding for MEPRDLIVLTPASHLDPSLAIAACRAGAVGVLDLEFFSLHSVRVREVIDRLARFGGRGFGVQVSSDATELLTLLPTWPTKPTTVILAGADHPTLPETISRLREAGIEVLREATSLDESRRAREFGSNGLILKGHEAGGRVGPDTSFVLIQKWRRVADQTGVQIPFWVRGGVGPNTAAACLAAGARGVVLDSQVLLARESPLPEDFRSRLAGLDGSETSLFGAGCGEVYRAYDRPDNPAAAQLAREEQRLQSADLPADAKRDAWREAVRKLVAGPLGECAWLMGQDVGTAPGLAARGVTVAGIVQAVCQQARKQVEAMRRLRPVSEGAPLAKSHGTRYPILQGPMTRVSDTAAFATAVSNGGALPFLALALLRKTETEQLLKETKARLGNKPWGVGILGFVPNEIRSEQFEAIRTHKPPFALIAGGRPDQAKELESQGIPTYLHVPSPGLLRMFLKDGARRFIFEGQECGGHVGPRASFALWETATEILADHLRTKPGDDLHVVFAGGIHDGLSAGMVAALSAGLAEKGAKVGVLLGTAYLFTKEAVETGAIASRFQQEALKCNETVLLESGPGHAIRCIPTPYADTFESEKARLLADGKPPLEIGIALERMNLGRLRVASKGLDRTAGGENGTGLSALSGDEQFRRGMYMIGQVAGLRDEVTTIAELHANVCGGLPAPGPGTQDSGRETRASEPQEPPPPAPCDVAIVGLSCFYPKATSVWRYWENILAKVNAVIEIPPTHWDWRPYYDPDPRAPDKIISKWGGFMDDITFDPLTFGITPKSIPNIEPLQLLLLEAVRQAIGDAGYLDRPFNRERTCAILGVGGGGMPMSIAYGFRACMPLLDSIPGLPIKSAQIVESGKGMLPEWTEDSFPGILLNVAAGRVANRFDLGGPNMAIDAACGSSLAALYAGVRELNNGTSDVAIVMGGDAVQTPFAYVAFSKTHALSPQGRCRPFDAAADGIALAEGIGVAVLKRLADAERDGDRIYAVVRGVGSSSDGRDKGLTAPRAEGQLRALRRAYAQARVSPAQVGLVEAHGTGTVVGDQTEARAIGQLFNEAGGQPQSCAIGSVKSMIGHSKCAAGLAGLIKAAFALHHKILPPTLAETPNPKANLDGGPLYLNTEPRPWVHGSNHPRAAGVSAFGFGGTNFHAVLEEYAGNYLNRPATGLRHWPAELFVWRRTDTAGLLTAVKQCRDALAAGATPALSDLAASIWKTSRRGIGQPTLAVVAASLEDLKEKLETALQAIPKADKTLVDPRGIYFTAEPTGAAGKVAFLFPGQGSQYPDMLAQQFMAFPESREVLDRAEHALADDLGKPLGKFIYPPSPFSPDQEAMNRKELRRTEVAQPAVGAASLGMFHLLAALGVEPDYLAGHSYGEYAALAAAGALAEADLIRLSYQRGRVIRDAAANSPGGMIAADGTPEVVATAMGGVTDAWVANHNSPHQTVIAGTERGLKAAAEKLQAAGIRAQRIPVACGFHSPLIAGAKEPLAAALAGVQFQSPRKPVYSNTTAAPHASDPDAIARQLAEHLVSPVRFADEIDAMYEAGARVFVEVGPQAVLTGLASQILAGKPHLAVASDQKTRPGLVQLAHLLGQLLAAGVSANLDRLFQGRGVQAFDLSKLGPDTGKVKPSPTAWVINGVRSRPVNGPEPRLLGQALPDVPADSVPESVVKKPEPAVASRTTNIRPSPSDESTRVSKSVPTAGGTQQPSRNTPSSPRAMMNNPELSLPATPLASDQPHPGGPDGAAAVMMRFQDVMARFLDTQRSVMLSFLGSGGTPVSSTNGHSAYPLYASGNGNGNGNGRAQPVAPPPITNRLAGTADPVTRPASPPPPPATRGKSTPSPVAQPKANGKHTPEAKPPADALTREVLLARLLDLVSDRTGYPKESLNVDLDLEADLGVDSIKRVEILGAMAESLGEGADRKQPNLEMEKLSVIKTIRGIVDYVITALGETAQPPSAEGSPKVGAKPSRNGDHHPGAREGEVQRLVVRLVDAPPPIRPRFVPPSGTILLTDDRRGVAHELADRLAELDVKTALVRMTGPGESVAGDAFAADLTDPAAAAELLARVREKCGPVAGLIHLLPLAEPPESESPEERIRRELKSLYLLARGLESDIREAGKSGGAVLLAVTGMGGTMGFGDNLPDAFFAGHGGIAGFTKCLGYEWPEVTVRVVDVDRETSATRLAELLLSELGDADGPFEVGRTSDRRVTWRVDPGPLAKDARAVELDTDSVVLMTGGARGITAKVALELASRYKPRLVLVGSSPLPAEEPAETAGLTSAAEIKAALMSRQQGAKPAAIEAAYKRLLKDREIRANLDAIRRSGGKVEYRSVDVRDPSAFGALIDELNAAGGIAGVIHGAGVIEDKLLRDKTPESFDRVIDTKVGSALTLARKLDPVKLKFFALFASITSRYGNRGQSDYAAANEVLSKLACDLDRKWPGRVMSIAWGPWAEVGMVADLEKHLVARGLKLIEPAIGAGFAVDEIIYGAKGEPEVLIAGGSEQTARPTRAEKAGNNITVVAE